The genomic DNA TCCTCTGACCTTCTTGTGTGTCTCTCTGTAGAGTTCAGAGGATCAGGATAGGATACGAACAGAGGAAACAGTACATATTAGGATAaacagaaggaggaggaggagtcaaATATGGCACCAATGGTATGATTGCTGTGCCCTGTCTAACTGTGAAATCTACATTATAAGGCTCTCAAGTTTCTTTTCATAAACTTGACAACTAAGTGTTGTTGTTtgatgttttcagatgtttcaagTTTGTATTTCGagacccaaagtttgtggtgttttttttttctttcgtTAATCTTTTAGTACCTAAAgtcaaagttattatttttttattttttggaggGGATTGTTTATAAGATAGTGTCTCTTTTTATACTCAAAGTCCCACATAGAtacatttattgatattttatttacataatatTCTCTGAAGGTGTGATTCTAACTTGCCTCCTTCTCTTTGGTTCTGCTGGTATTCTGAAGGTTTGGACTGGGCTCTTTGCCTCCCCATACCGGAGCTGGATCAGGATTCAGGATCAGATCAGGATTAGTTTTAGGCTTCAGGATGGATTCATGGAGCAGTAGCACGGCAACATTTTACTGGGAGAGGATCCCGACCCCAGGCTCTGTCCACATAACGCCCCCTCAAACCAGAAATGTTATTGTGAAATTTAAATTCACACTAAAttggcaaattaaaaaaaaaattaaccgaatttttttttctttattttgtgatATACCAGTGACAGAATATTTGATGGCATAGCGACAAGCAATTACTTTTAGGGattttattcttacttttttcccattattaTAAAGCGGCAAAGCTTGGCTCAAAACCAAGAGGAGGGCTGGGATGTGCAGAATGGATCTACACGCTTAAGgagagtggaaaatagtgggAAGGAGGGAGGGCATGGGAGGACCAGGAGACAACAAAGGAATGTGACTTAAATttggtttgtattttttttttttcttcttaagtcTTCTGAGGatgatttcttattttctttagtATAATTTCCAGCATCTAAAAGCTTTATTCtcttttaataaaaactttCAATAACAGAATTTGTGTTGTTGGTTTTCTTTGTGCAACAAATGATTGTGACCATGAACAAGTGCATCGGCTGAATACCAGCAAATTGGATCCTTTGAAGATTTCTTCTACTAAAGAAGTTTATTGCTATAGCAGGAATGTGCAAgattttagaaaaagaaaagttattTTCAGTATTAATGTTTTGAACCAGCTACAGTGCTTTATTTCATACAAAACAAATGGGATGATCAGCATCATGGTTATTCTCatgaaaaaaaactaacaaaataaatgaaactaaaatctAAGTATTTTAGCCCTGTAAAGCCCGATACCTCTaaaaatagccagaaaattctgtttttggaACTGAGCTGTTCAAGCAAGAAAAATGGCCATAAAAgttctctttttgtttgtttcacatTTGATAAATGAGGCATTTTTGacaactgataatccactggagtGCATTTTGTTTGATCATTTATCAGACTGattcatattcaaaaagatataatatgaaataaagtgATGAATAAAAGTACTCTTTCTGAGTAGATTTTCAAGATGTaggttgtttatttttctggcCTTTTTGGGTCTCAGCTCTGACTTGTATCCGATATATCTGAAAatctaaaactaataaaaaaataaactaaaaccaAGTACTCTTGCAAAATAagaactgaaatgaaaatgaaaaatcccaaactattacaACCTTGGATCAGCAGACataagaaataaacaaatgttaaaCAACCATCTTTACATCTGAAATGTAAACAGAATTGTCAACAattgactgtttttaaaatttgagttaagtaaaaaaaaaaaaaaaaaaagctgaaggtATTTAGGAGAGCATTTAAATTATCTCCTGTTTTCATctgcttgagttaaaaaaaaactttgcagtttattaaaaaaaacggTGAATTCTCTGAAGGCCATTAACTGTGTCATCAGGCCTCGTAAAAGAAAGCAGAATCCGATCGAAGACTTTGTTATGCTAAAACATGGAAATAAACTAATGCTGTCaggattaatgcattaattgtgattgATTTAGATTGTGATTAATACCAAATTTTTGTTTGAACACATTAATCGCATACTTTGCTgaccctttcagcacacttgaGTTTAACCGCtgcaacatctccctgcagccacaatgatgtcatgaactttaatttttttttttatttccctggagggtcccaacccccactttgggCACCATTAAGCTATTCCACAATTAAGGGGGAGGATAGAAGTTGCTCAAAAATATTCCTTAACCTCCAAGACCCTACATATGGCCTAACATGAGGACAGTAATTTCAtggacatttttaggaatttgccAGAAAATTTGTATTTCCTTGGAAATTTTGTAGATATGTTTGCATCTTTTTgagagtttcattggaagttAGGAGGTGAATtggctttaaaatattttggcaTTTCGATAGAAATTTGGGAAAATTTGTTCTTTTAGgaggttttattttcatgagtaccttgatgcagacaagatggccaacatacatccaatccataccggaagtcCCAGCCGGAAGTCCATACGTCTAAGGTCAGggttaggcattaaaacccgagtggttaggttcagggtaaggcagtggggaaggtgatatatttgagatccagcaccaagggttaggcttaggcgcgAAAAAgtctgacaaacactggcagctgagtccaacacgaggaagaaacttccgcttgggatTTCCgccatggattggatgtatagcgacgcccatgtcggccatcttgactgcagttgggtccctctcttttttttttttttttttttttgaagggagtcttttgaaattttcaagaagttTCATGCAAATTCAGGGACTTTGGATGTTTGGGAGAATTTCCTGTCATTAACATTGAGTTTTAggggaatatttgaagaaattttagGGTACTTTTCATGGGACActtataaaatatgtttaagatttttcacccccaaaaaataagaaaacgtaggtaatttctttgaaatttaagggaatttgtgtattttagaaaggaaaatatccaagaaattcagaactttAGATTAGATTTTTTATGCTTGGCCTTAAACAAGTCCTTATGGCCTATTATAGTAACCCCACTCTTTCCCTCTCAATAACTGACATTTCTGACTAACAGAAGACCCCCAACAACACTCGGCCTAAACATCTCCTCTAACGGAAAACGGATCCAGtgttgtattttctgcagaaacaggatcTTCGGGAGATTTGGGgacattatttttgttaaaaaaaattcttgttCAAAGACAAAAGGGAGCTTTTGAGCTTTTCAGGTCCTACTAATCCTAATTACGTGacggaaaaaaactgaaaacgtattccaaacaaatgcttaggtctcaggaggttaagatGCCCTtacatacatgtttttattgttgaattATGATAcgtttttgtcattattgtctGTTGTATATaagcttgtttattttttttagcctgTTCATTCTGGGCATATCCGTTGCAAGATGCTTTAGAACTGCAAATCAATCCAATCGATTAATCCAATCACTTGGATCGATCACTTCTCCCTGGAGTTAGGGAGGGGGCCGGAAACGGTGCATTCTGGGTGGAAATAAGATGCAGGCAGCTGTCCGCAAGTGAAAAGCGCCATCATCAGGGTGGATGCTCCggtccagccaatcagagagcagcgGTGAACAGGAGGGCGGGTCAAAGAAGCACGCTTTCCTTTTTTAACTGAACGAAAATTGTACTGTTGCCCGTTACGCACGTTTCGGTCTATTCAAACAGAACGGTTGAAAGGTAAGAGCTGCATGCTTTCATGTTCAGTGTATGACTTCAGTTTGGCGTTAATACAACCTCTTCATTGTCTGCAGGGAGAGAGGGATATTGAAGGTCTCTGCTGCCTGCATGCTAATCACGTCTGTGCCTCTTGCAAATGACCCGAGGAGCAGTCTAAATGCTCCTTTCACTTTCTGTTGTTTAGTTTTGAACACCAGAAACTATTTGAATCAGTGGCTTGTTAGTGATCGAGTGCATAGTTTCATTATTAACCGAAAGTGACGCTGCTGTCAGCAACACGGTTAAAGTGCATCCTTGTCCTAAATGTCGTGTCGGCACTCTCCTTTCACTGATAACTCTTATACTTGCAAATATGACTCCTCTTAACTGAGCTATTCATACAAACACAGTAGGCGTATTCAGAGTGGTTTTATTGACTTGCATCTAGGTGTCCCTCAAAGTTTCTCAAGGCCATTTTCCAGTTAGTTGGTTTGAAGAATCTGCCGAACAACTATTTGGCTCTCATTTGAGAATCATGCAAATCATGTGTTCCAAAAAGCAAATGAGCAGACTCAAATAACAGTCAAGTGTCTTTGTTTTATAaccaaatggtgctttttttcttcatcctgGAAATAGAATGTGGGATTCTGTTACAGGAGACTGGAAGAACTGGTAAAGATCCAGTGGAAACTATCTCTGAATCTCTCTGTCCATTTCAGTCAAAAAGCCAACATGTCTGACAAGAAGGCGGTGATAAAGAATGCTGACATGCCTGATGAAATGCAGCAGGATGCAGTGGACTGTGCAATGCAGGCCATGGAGAAATACAACATTGAGAAGGATATTGCTGCCTATGTCAAAAAGGTATGTCATATCAGTTTGAAGAATTGAAATACTTGTGATTTACCTTTATATCtcctttttaatcctttttttttttttttaacttttgtagGAGTTTGACAAGAAGTATAACCCCACATGGCATTGCATTGTTGGGAGGAATTTTGGCAGCTATGTGACACACGAGACAAAGCATTTCATCTACTTCTACCTGGGTCAAGTAGCCATTCTACTCTTCAAGTCAGGCTGAAACCAAAACCATGCTGTGCCTAAACTACTTTTAATTCAGCCCTTAACGCGTAATACCATGCTGTATATTAGCTGCCACCTTTCTGCAGACATGGCCCCACCTCTTGTTTTCCTGCCTGCTTCAGCCGGATTTTGTAAATCTGCATCACGACCACAGATGGTAGATGGCTCATTAGTCATGCCTGGACCGATGACATGCCATTCATAGAAAACGTGAATGTTAACTTCTCCCCATGCCAGCTCTTGGTCAGCATTTTGCACTTGTAACCAACTCCTTATGATTAATAATTTCTGAATATTCTTTTTGGTGCACTTTGTTGCACAGACTGTGTACATTTTTTCATATAAATATGTTGTATAATAacttatttttcatgtaattaaaaaagcaacagagtttttgttaaatgtctttttaattttcattgttGACTaaggtgaatttaaaaaatgccaagGCTGTTGCTTACACTTAATAAAGAACATGACTTGCTGAGAGATGCCAGGTTTTTGTACGTGTTTGAACATTCCTGTTTCCACTTTAGATGTGAATAACTGAACCGTTACTGTTGCACATCTCTGGAATGTAAGCTGGTATGGGGTTTGGTATTTTGATATTTCATTATGTTGAGCACAGAAGACATTTGACACAgtaaagtggtttaaaatatGTTAACGTGTTCTTGAAGTTTGCTTTACTTGCACTCACCTCTAGTCTGattatgctgttatttttatccTTGTCTGACCAGTGTCTTTAAGTTGTTGGTTTAAAACTGAGATCTGTAAAGTTCTTGCATACTCAAGAGGAAAACCTTGAAGATGCAGTGGACAAGACATTGTAAAGAACAGGCAAACATGGGTGCCTCAGTCAGTAACTCTTAGGCAAATGGGTAAAGAAGATACTGCAATGCCTCAGAAAAGCTTTATGTATGCAACGAGCTTGGTTCAAGTTTGAAAATTTCTGTAGTCTGCTATTATGTGAATGAGAATGTACTGCAGAGGGAAGTACAAGGTTATATGTATTTCTTTACatcctttaacatttttatagctGATACAGGTTCCAAAAGAACAACCAATTTCTGTTCATAATATGCAGAATATGTTGCGATAATGATAATGTTTCGATCTAGTGCCATTAAAAGAACTTCTTGTATGACTACTGTCCAGCAAATGACTATCAGAGGCTATTATCATGAGTAGTCCATTTGAGCCTCCATCCCTTCATTGACTGTGGGAAAATTCTTAAATATCTATTGTATTTTCTTATATTCAGGTATTGTGTCATTACATTCTATAAacagcaggggtggaaagtagttacatttactcaaattactgtaattggaTAGGTTTTTGGGGGTACGCGTAATCTTGAGTGCATTTTGAGTTCAGTGTTTGTACTTACATaagttttaaccaaagtaactgaaCTTGTTTACTATACTCTTCTCCCACCTCttttgactacacagtagcacatagatAATGAGTCCACATCCCAccccaaaacagcaaaaactggagcaTTGTTATCTCaaggttaaacatttcagttgattttaactccattctgctTGGAATGGTATTCAGCGTTGGGAGTTCTGaaacagtgttgatccaccaatGATAGTTCAACTCTGcagagtcaactgatctaagctccTCTCACTTTCGAATCTGGGGGATGTGTTGACACAGTGTATGTGTTTCGATACTTCCTGTTGTACAGTAATCTCTGTTGTCTCTGGTggattgtttttgatgtgaaacatatttgcaccatgagtgaagttatcaactgagttagagttcctgtCCATCTGTGAATTAAGGTGTTCCCAAAGGACATACAGAGCATCAGTATTCATTGctttgctatgaggttgacttcTTTGTTCTAGCGTTGAGGAGAGACAAGAGTCTCAagagtttctgcagctctgtcatattgcaaaatatttaacatttcaaaggGTAGTTTAACCTTAAATATAACTCTATATAAGCTAAAATGACACTGTCACTGttataaaggtgtgactttaGCCGAACAACTTGGTTGAGGAACTATTCTTTTGTTATTCTTGCCAATTAGGAAAGGTcatatttcactgaaaactcCTCAGTGGGTACTGAGTTGCTACTTAAATCGTAGTAAATTATAACCAGAgttaactgtacttttacttgagcaccATAGTCGTGTATTTTTACACCTCTGATAAATAGTTTGTATTTCAGTGCGGTATTGAAACTGGAGTTATCATTTCTGTCTCACACTGTGGGAGGCAGCAATGAGCCCGACATAAGGAAGTCAGCCTTGAAATGTAAAGCGAGAGCCACAAAGCAATGAAATCACTTCCGAGTCAAGAAGAATGGCGGCTGAAGCCGGGTCTGTAGCATCCGTAGCATCAGCCCCGATGAGTCGCAGTGATGTCCCTGTTTTTCCTTCGGTGGCCCTGTCGGCGGAGGCCGCCCCGTTCGTTCCGCTCGGGACGGACGGTTGGCAGCTCGGCTCATCGTCGGACGCCGAGAAACAGTTCTCCCGCTGCTCCGCAAAGCTCCGAGCACTGCGGGGAGACTCGGGCCAGCTGAGAGAAGATCTCAACTTGCTGTTTGACCAGCTTCTGTccgaaaactacaacaaaaccTTCGACCCGAGTATTAACATCCGACCAGAGGTAACGGTTTCTGGAAGCCACTGTTTCGCTTTAATGAATGACTCTGTAAACTAAGGACTTTCACTCGGATGTgcctgatttatttttcaaagtttctaAAGCCGTTAAAGTCTATAGAGCCCTTACGACTGCCTTTATTCTATTACCATCAAAGATATATCTCATAGGATAAGTTTAACACACTAACATACTAAACGAGGCATTTCCTGAGACTTTTCCATTTCACCAGCTGTTGTAACCATGACAACCTCAGCCGTTTTTGATGTCACCATTCCACGCGGACACTCGTCAGCCCTTCAGCACCAGCAGTCGTGACGCAGTTATCTCACACACCTAACACTAAGCTTGAAAACAGTTATGAGATTTTAAGAAACATCAAATACTCAGACACTTTAAAGTAGTGACAAAACTGTCGAAAATTCACCAAAGTAGACTGCATCCGGTGTAAACGACGTTCAAAGCCATTTTGTCTTTGGTAGGATTGGCACACCCACCTTGCCCTACTTTGGCTTTCTCAGTTGTGTCTTCTGAGgcttatttaaatgtttgatatcaaaaaGTTTTTTGTAGATTATTTACTGCTGTTAAAGAGGGTTCTGATTCTTTCCATTTCAGGATGTTTGCAGCCTGCTGAAACACGCCAGCGGTCTGGTGCCACTGAATCAAGAACATTTAGTCATCAAATTCTGCCAGCTGGTGCATCATCTACTTAACCAGCTAAAGGTAATACATTTACCCTAATTAGGACAGAGCTTTTGTCACTGACATGTGCTGATTTTGTCTGAATATGTCAAACAGGGTTGGTGCAAGATATTGCTGTGACAGTGTAAAGGCCTGCCCACAGGACTgacagggcccctgaaaaacccagtggatgggccctccccagtttaGATTTATTCGtgacatcaatgcatgtgtgttggatcagtagcattggtaaTTGCGTCCTAggtaacagttacctcattttggggCTGAAAAGTGTATCAAGCTGTTATTTGGTTGTAATATTCAAATtacttattcatgccactttttaaaccccgTATTATCACTGAttcctcccattttttgccacatttgaccaATTACTGTCATttgttgcctatttttgccacctttttccttttttcagtttttattttcaatatgcAAAACAATTAAGGGACAAGACAAATATTATCCAATCATGACGTTACAAAGTATACAGCAGTATagaaaccatccatccattttctatactgcttatcccgttgggggtcgccagtcaatcacagggctgacatatagagacaaacaaccaggcacattctctcacacctacggccaatttagagtcacgaattaacctaatgagcttGTTTTTGGTGTAGGGGGGAAGCTGGAGTAgacacgcatgcacggggaaaacatgccctgaccaggaagcgatccaggaaccttcttgctgtgaggcaacagcgctaacccatGCGCCACCGTGGAACCCCAAATAAAGAAactaataaaatgaaaagaaaaggaacaTATATAATAACAAGACAACTGCTCCTTTTAAAAGTAACGATAAACTCTGTGTTAAGACTGAGATGATAATTGGCCTAAAGGCTTCTTAATAGTTTTAGAGCATTATGAAAGAACAAACAGTCTGTCTTTGTGTAGGGCAGTGATCATTTATATATTACCTTAGGAGTAAAACTAATCTTGCTTATATTCCCAGTATCACCTCTTTACaatattttcagaattttaGCATCGCCCAGCAGCTGGGAGAGAGGTgccaaaatttcaaaatataagTTAGTTTCTCCATAGCATAACATAATTTCTCTCAGCCATTGAGTCACCTGCAGTCTCTGAATATTCTTCCATGTAGGAGCTATCAAAATGTTTTGCTTGAAGCAAACCCATATTTATgaggattttttatttcttagtATGACCAGGGTGGCCAtattttagcaacttttttataccctttttgctaatttagctgtcattttggtttcttttaacccattttttccactttctagctgcttttcaccatttttctgcacattgttaaccttttttgcctttctttgtccattttgccactcttatgccatttgtgtttctttgatcTGTAACcacctttttccactttttttctgccaggttttgccacatttatcaattttttcctttgcaaattttcaatgttttttttcctattttcacaattattcaatTAGGTTTCCCTAACTTTATTTCAGTTACTTCTACTTTTTTCTCTTGCATCCTGCAACTGTGTCCTTATCTTTCAGTTAATGTAAATTTTAAAGAGACTTGTTACCacagctctgtgtttttttgACTGTATTGAAAAGATGAAAAGCAAACATTCATATTTGTTGCAATTCCCCTTTTTCCTTGAGCAAATTTTTCTAAGATAAAGCATTATGGTACATTTGTACTTTCTACCTAATAACATGATGCATGGGTTGTACTGGGTAGGCCCATTCTGCTGACTGTATCATCAGTATACTGGCtatacatttaaagaaatttgtATATCTGCTGATTTCAGCAAACTTTTAAGCTGTTATTATCTGATACAGATATTATGTCAATAATATTGTACATCCCCAACAATTTATGATATTAATGCATAACTACTGTGTCATGATATTACAGATActgtatttaatttcattttatggtATTGTATCGTGTTCTGAGTTATCCTGCAATTTCTGACCCAAATGTTGATTACAttaattgtattttactttCCCAATCATGCTGTCAGTATTTTTGCTAAGTTAATTTTCTGGTTTCACCGTTTCTTTAGGTAATAATGGATGAATACACATTGGATATTCTGGTAAAATATACTACCAGTGCATTAAAAGTGTGCAGTACGTGGACACACTCAGATGTCCTCTTAGCCCTCTCCACAATAGTGTATGGAAATGGACCTCAGTGTCACCAGGTAGGCATATGTACAAGCTgcttgaaattgtatttttgtttatgattgttctattttatttaattttttaactttttcatagCACCTCAGCAATTTGTTACGTGAAGATGGAGTCCTGCTGCAGTATAGTTCCCCATCTCAGCCAAATATGGAACTACGCCGTGTTGCTCTTACCTGTATGGCCAACATTTGTCTAAGGTGGGCTGAAGAGAATGTTCACCTGAAACTTTAGCATTATTTAAATTCCTAAGCTCTGTAATGGCATTCTGTTATTCAGCTGACAGcttgcaactttaaaaaaaaaaaaaatgtcagatctTGAGAAAATAAGGATTTTATTGCCCAGCATTTTAAAAGGAGGCTTACCCAAGCCAGACAAACAGAAATAACACGATCAcgcttttaaatgtttctttggACTGACATTTCATCGTCTTTCCTATAGGATCCCTGGTCAGCCACCTTTGGATGATCAGTtcagaaatgtatcttttaGTGTCTTCGTGAAAACGCTGCAGTCACCCAAACCTTCAGACACCGATGAACTTTTCTACTGCATGGTACGGATAAGTGGTACAATGTAATATAAGATATTCAGTTGGGAAGGAAATGTATGCCATTATAgcttactcttcctgtgttctCTGAGCAGGTGATCCAAGCAGCACTAAAGGGACTTCAGTGTTGCCTTTCAGGTGGAAAGTGGAAATTTGGTGGAGGAGAAGAGCTCGGATCTGTTCTAGCTTTGCTAAAGGTGCCAGGCAGTAACACTTATGAAGATTGttgttaattattattttttgtacatttgcatgcagaaaaagcacagatgcattttaaatgtcGTCATGTCTTCTGCAGAGGCTAATGTTCCAGGGAGCTCCAGGTGTCAGTGTCGAGTGGCCCGCTGTGCTTTACCCAGCAACTCTTCCTCAGTACGAGGGCCTTCCTGCACCCAAACCTTCTGAACCTAAAAAACCTACTGAAACACCAAAGGACACCACTGTGCCAGGCAAAACCTCAGGGGTAAGGCAGTCCTGTGAGGAtgtattattttacatttctcttAGCTGCTGTTCATATTAACGGAAAGGTGCTTCTTTATGTGTCTGCATTGTCTTTTCATTTACTCTCCTTTAAACCATCTTGATGGattttgtccttgtttttaaTCTGCATCATGTCTTCATATCTCTTTCTTTGCCCAGGTTTATCGCAAAAAATGCCTTTTAATGTTGAAAGTCCTTTAATAAAATTGGAGTTTTCCCTtgcttttatttgtatgttttgaactttt from Cheilinus undulatus linkage group 12, ASM1832078v1, whole genome shotgun sequence includes the following:
- the dynll2b gene encoding dynein, light chain, LC8-type 2b encodes the protein MSDKKAVIKNADMPDEMQQDAVDCAMQAMEKYNIEKDIAAYVKKEFDKKYNPTWHCIVGRNFGSYVTHETKHFIYFYLGQVAILLFKSG